A stretch of Myxococcus hansupus DNA encodes these proteins:
- a CDS encoding S8 family peptidase, which yields MTKAVRAPLLSTLVTSVLLTACGGEPQAPIPAETDASLTGITAPRGATQRRFVPGQAIVKLKPTNKARSPEAVPSIQGYTTAHLQALPGGASLVSLAWEPSLAASSVAQEEALTLAAIDALRLDPDVEYAHENLYFQLFATPSDPLYPQQWNYPAMGLPQAWDTVTGNVTIAVLDTGRLDHPDLMGRWTTGYDFGDGDANPYDTGTWHHGLHVAGILAARTNNGVGGAGVCWGCQLMPLKISTSSGTIDMAAVNAAIRYAADNGARVINMSFGTGYNPNAPSQVYPCSSFPDTQNAVNYALSKGVVLVAAAGNDGAVGHQAANVTPASCTGVIAVGASTQSGGMAAWSTRGSRVDVIAPGGLASASLYGQGIGCPADPTLDPYVSGTDQILSAWATGKPSTVLVPGDYCHRYLSGTSMSSPHVAGIAALMLSQKPSMTPAQVAARITSTATAVPSCAGNCGTGRVNAAAAIYTNLPARPTQGLWWNPARSGNAIDIQHVASDQLYLTWFTYTSAGVPIWYISSLQAQPGEWRGDLTRTTWSGSGATTSVVGTTRIVLSGGQYRYHWTLGGLSGNEPIQPFVFGSGAPAMNLTGAWYNPLESGWGVTFASQGTLHVANITVYQGSTPTWLQGVVNSSGTSLSFPVNYITGTNLCPGCAGTPSVASSAAGTFTVSGSGGAPSVMPASSSLSFPGGSWYRPSLSLQRLTGP from the coding sequence ATGACCAAGGCTGTGCGAGCACCCCTGCTCTCGACGTTGGTGACATCCGTGTTGTTGACCGCCTGCGGCGGTGAGCCCCAAGCGCCCATTCCCGCCGAGACAGACGCGTCCCTCACCGGCATCACGGCGCCACGCGGGGCAACGCAGCGCCGGTTCGTCCCGGGCCAGGCCATCGTGAAGCTGAAGCCCACGAACAAGGCGCGGTCGCCCGAGGCCGTGCCCTCCATCCAGGGCTACACGACGGCGCACCTCCAGGCGCTGCCCGGCGGCGCGTCCCTGGTGTCGCTGGCCTGGGAGCCATCGCTCGCGGCGTCCTCCGTGGCCCAGGAAGAGGCGCTCACACTGGCCGCCATCGACGCCCTGCGCCTCGACCCGGACGTGGAATACGCCCACGAGAACCTCTACTTCCAGCTCTTCGCCACGCCGTCCGACCCGCTGTATCCCCAGCAGTGGAACTACCCCGCCATGGGCCTGCCCCAGGCCTGGGACACCGTCACGGGCAATGTCACCATCGCGGTGCTCGACACGGGCCGGCTGGACCACCCGGACCTGATGGGCCGCTGGACGACGGGCTACGACTTCGGGGACGGGGACGCGAATCCCTATGACACGGGGACCTGGCATCACGGCCTGCACGTGGCGGGCATCCTCGCGGCCCGCACGAACAATGGCGTGGGCGGAGCCGGTGTCTGCTGGGGCTGCCAGCTCATGCCGCTCAAGATTTCGACGAGCAGCGGCACCATCGACATGGCCGCCGTGAATGCCGCCATCCGCTACGCGGCGGACAACGGGGCGCGTGTCATCAACATGAGCTTCGGCACGGGCTACAACCCCAATGCGCCCTCGCAGGTCTATCCCTGCTCCAGCTTCCCGGACACGCAGAACGCGGTGAACTACGCCTTGAGCAAGGGCGTGGTGCTCGTCGCGGCGGCGGGCAATGACGGAGCCGTGGGCCACCAGGCCGCGAACGTGACACCCGCTTCGTGCACCGGCGTCATCGCCGTGGGCGCCAGCACCCAGTCCGGCGGCATGGCCGCCTGGAGCACACGCGGCAGCCGCGTGGACGTGATTGCGCCGGGAGGTCTCGCCAGCGCGAGTCTGTATGGCCAGGGCATTGGCTGCCCCGCCGACCCCACCTTGGACCCCTACGTCAGCGGCACCGACCAGATTCTCTCCGCCTGGGCCACTGGCAAGCCCAGCACGGTGCTCGTCCCGGGTGACTACTGTCACCGGTACCTGTCGGGCACCTCGATGTCCTCGCCGCACGTCGCGGGCATCGCCGCGCTGATGCTGTCGCAGAAGCCGTCCATGACGCCGGCCCAGGTCGCGGCACGCATCACGAGCACCGCGACCGCCGTCCCGAGCTGCGCCGGCAACTGCGGTACCGGCCGGGTCAACGCCGCGGCGGCCATCTACACGAACCTGCCGGCGCGCCCCACCCAGGGGCTCTGGTGGAACCCCGCGCGCTCCGGCAACGCCATCGACATCCAGCACGTCGCTTCCGACCAGCTCTACCTCACCTGGTTCACCTATACGTCGGCGGGTGTCCCCATCTGGTACATCAGCTCCCTCCAGGCCCAGCCCGGCGAGTGGCGGGGCGACCTGACGCGGACCACTTGGAGCGGTTCGGGCGCGACGACCTCCGTGGTGGGCACCACGCGAATCGTCCTCAGCGGCGGGCAGTACCGCTACCACTGGACGCTGGGTGGGCTCTCCGGCAATGAGCCCATCCAACCGTTCGTGTTCGGCAGCGGAGCGCCCGCGATGAACCTGACCGGCGCCTGGTACAACCCGCTGGAGTCCGGGTGGGGAGTCACCTTCGCCAGCCAGGGGACGCTGCACGTCGCCAACATCACCGTCTACCAGGGGAGCACGCCGACGTGGCTCCAAGGGGTGGTGAACAGCAGTGGCACGTCACTCTCCTTCCCCGTGAACTACATCACCGGGACCAACCTGTGCCCGGGATGCGCCGGAACGCCGTCGGTCGCCTCCTCGGCCGCGGGCACGTTCACCGTCAGCGGCTCGGGGGGCGCGCCGAGCGTCATGCCGGCCTCCTCGTCCTTGAGCTTCCCTGGAGGGAGCTGGTACCGGCCGTCGCTTTCGCTCCAACGCCTCACCGGCCCTTGA
- a CDS encoding SGNH/GDSL hydrolase family protein, whose protein sequence is MTITLGVGLSLSACTGTPRPPGGPSDSGVPPPGGETLSWVSVPASDAKVQYIGRTYRSDTGVVFSHPGVTIRARFWGDAARMQLHDAGTGGETGTTYFDVVVDGGPPRQLAVQNGLFTYPLATGLAVGLHTVELTKRTESLVGHNELVALEVHGEPREPPARAGLRLEFVGDSITCAYGTEVSLIPESPSWVAPTFTSKNQNPKRSYGWLTAAQFGAEPPVLICYSGHGVYRNLDMSTSGLVPAIYERAVPDHSIGWDFSRESPDVIVVNAGTNDTFAGSGTDAYLPDEAAFKSAYRTFLARLRTLHPQAHIVCTLGSMTDGYKQIEHNGTVTSVHVGDWLTELVTERQQQGDARVYRHVMAVQIPETDGVGEDWHPSATTHQKMATALGQFIRDVVRP, encoded by the coding sequence ATGACCATCACCCTTGGAGTCGGCCTGTCGCTGAGCGCGTGCACGGGAACGCCTCGGCCCCCCGGTGGCCCCTCCGACAGCGGCGTTCCGCCTCCAGGAGGGGAGACGCTGTCGTGGGTGAGCGTCCCCGCCTCCGACGCGAAGGTGCAGTACATCGGGAGGACGTACCGCTCGGACACGGGCGTTGTCTTCTCCCACCCCGGCGTGACGATTCGAGCACGCTTCTGGGGTGACGCCGCGCGGATGCAGCTCCATGACGCGGGCACGGGCGGAGAGACAGGGACCACCTACTTCGACGTCGTCGTGGATGGCGGACCGCCCCGGCAGCTCGCCGTGCAGAACGGCCTGTTCACCTATCCGCTTGCCACGGGGCTGGCGGTGGGACTCCACACGGTGGAGCTGACCAAACGCACCGAGTCCCTGGTGGGCCACAATGAGCTCGTGGCCCTGGAAGTCCATGGCGAGCCGCGCGAGCCGCCCGCGCGTGCGGGGCTTCGACTGGAGTTCGTCGGGGACTCCATCACCTGTGCCTATGGGACGGAGGTCTCTCTCATCCCGGAGTCCCCCTCCTGGGTCGCCCCCACGTTCACCTCGAAGAACCAGAATCCGAAGCGAAGCTATGGCTGGCTCACGGCCGCGCAGTTCGGCGCGGAGCCTCCGGTGCTCATCTGTTACTCGGGCCACGGGGTGTACCGGAACCTGGACATGTCCACGTCGGGGCTGGTGCCTGCGATTTACGAGCGCGCGGTGCCGGACCATTCCATCGGATGGGACTTCTCGCGTGAGTCTCCGGACGTGATTGTCGTCAATGCGGGGACCAACGACACGTTCGCTGGCAGCGGCACCGACGCATACCTGCCCGACGAAGCGGCGTTCAAGTCCGCCTATCGGACGTTCCTCGCGCGGCTTCGGACCCTGCACCCGCAGGCACACATTGTCTGCACGCTGGGCAGCATGACGGATGGATACAAGCAGATTGAACACAACGGCACTGTGACGTCGGTCCATGTCGGCGACTGGCTCACCGAGCTCGTGACGGAGCGACAGCAACAAGGCGATGCCCGCGTCTATCGCCATGTCATGGCCGTGCAGATTCCCGAGACGGACGGCGTCGGTGAGGACTGGCACCCCTCCGCCACCACACACCAGAAGATGGCCACGGCGCTCGGCCAGTTCATCCGGGATGTGGTCCGGCCATGA